A window from Chloroflexaceae bacterium encodes these proteins:
- a CDS encoding thymidine phosphorylase, which produces MNAVELIAKKRDGYALSSEEIAWLIEQYVAGAIPDYQMSAWAMAVVLRGMDERETADLTMAMARSGRMLDLHDLAPITVDKHSTGGIGDKTTLVVAPLVAAVGLPVAKMSGRALGFTGGTVDKLESIPGFRATLDADEFRRLVRDVGLVVAAQSEDLAPADKKFYALRDVTATVESLPLIAASVMSKKLAAGADCLVLDVKYGRGAFMHTLEEARELARRMVAIGRRAGRRVAAVISSMQQPLGYNIGNALEVREAIAALRGHGPADVVELSLILGAQLVQLARLRDNEAEARALLREALDRGEAWARFRQMVAAQGGDVSCVDAPERLPSAPVQRDAPAPRSGYVTAIDGMALGLAVNALGGGRTHKDAPIDPAVGLVLRARIGDAVVAGAPLATIHAASDADAEQVLPGLIAAFTLGDAPVAPPALVEEIITEV; this is translated from the coding sequence ATGAACGCGGTAGAGCTGATCGCCAAAAAGCGGGACGGGTACGCGCTCAGCAGCGAGGAGATCGCCTGGCTGATCGAGCAGTACGTCGCTGGAGCGATCCCCGATTATCAAATGAGCGCGTGGGCGATGGCCGTAGTGCTGCGCGGCATGGACGAACGGGAGACCGCCGATCTGACCATGGCCATGGCCCGCAGCGGCCGGATGCTCGACCTGCACGATCTGGCGCCAATCACCGTGGACAAGCACTCCACCGGCGGGATCGGCGACAAGACGACGCTGGTGGTCGCGCCGCTGGTAGCCGCGGTGGGCTTGCCGGTAGCTAAAATGAGCGGTCGCGCCCTCGGCTTCACCGGGGGCACGGTGGACAAGCTGGAGAGCATCCCCGGCTTCCGCGCCACCCTGGACGCCGATGAGTTCCGCCGCCTGGTGCGTGACGTGGGCCTGGTCGTGGCCGCGCAGAGCGAGGATCTGGCCCCGGCTGACAAGAAGTTCTACGCGCTGCGCGACGTCACCGCGACGGTCGAGTCCCTCCCGCTGATCGCCGCCAGTGTGATGAGCAAAAAACTTGCCGCCGGGGCGGATTGCCTGGTGCTGGACGTCAAGTACGGGCGCGGCGCCTTCATGCATACGCTCGAGGAGGCACGGGAGCTGGCCCGGCGCATGGTGGCGATTGGCCGCCGCGCGGGGCGGCGCGTGGCGGCGGTTATCAGTTCGATGCAACAGCCCCTCGGGTACAATATCGGCAATGCCCTGGAGGTGCGCGAGGCCATCGCTGCGCTACGCGGTCACGGCCCGGCAGATGTGGTGGAACTCAGCCTGATCCTCGGCGCGCAACTGGTGCAACTGGCCCGTCTCCGCGATAATGAGGCCGAGGCGCGGGCGTTGTTGCGCGAGGCCCTGGATCGCGGCGAGGCCTGGGCCAGGTTCCGCCAGATGGTGGCGGCCCAGGGCGGCGATGTGAGCTGCGTTGACGCCCCGGAACGTTTGCCCTCCGCTCCGGTGCAACGTGACGCGCCGGCGCCGCGCAGCGGCTATGTGACTGCGATTGACGGCATGGCCCTGGGCCTGGCCGTGAACGCCCTCGGCGGCGGACGCACGCACAAGGACGCCCCGATTGACCCGGCCGTGGGCCTGGTGCTGCGCGCCCGGATCGGCGACGCGGTCGTGGCGGGCGCGCCGCTGGCGACCATCCACGCCGCCAGTGACGCCGACGCGGAGCAGGTCCTGCCAGGACTGATCGCCGCCTTCACCCTCGGCGATGCGCCGGTGGCGCCGCCAGCGCTGGTGGAGGAGATCATCACGGAGGTTTGA
- a CDS encoding NAD(P)H-hydrate dehydratase, translating to MRLATTAQMRALEQAAVDAGATWDGLMEQAGWGVAQEALRLLGPAAGRRVLILVGPGNNGGDGLVAARHLHDAGAVVTLYLWRRRCPEGDANWQRCRTRAIRETVAESDPRQTTLRDLAQEADLIVDALLGMGISRPLEGELAAIVETVNAVRAERASTLRVLAVDLPTGVNSDTGAVEGAAIRADVTVATGLPKRGLLLFPGRDRVGRLVLAEIGIPAHALEEVMSAMLTAEEARRLAPARPADAHKGSFGKVLVVAGSLNYPGAAFLACAGAARVGAGLVTLASGRTVLLAGGRPLEVTLLPLAEGDWGAIGPNAVEELEEHLAGYAALLLGPGLGAAECTREFVLRLFGLERPRSKTRVGFVAGTLADEPAVATKLEQLPPTVLDADGLNILATVEAWHERLPRKRFVLTPHPGEMRRLLKVESLPGDPLAVATDAAARWGQVVVLKGATTVIAAPDGRSLVYSQPNPALATAGTGDVLAGAIAGLLGQGLTLYDAAALGVYLHGAAGARVREELGDAGTLASDLLPHLPQALKALKETAR from the coding sequence ATGCGCCTGGCAACCACTGCGCAAATGCGCGCTCTGGAACAGGCCGCCGTAGATGCCGGGGCAACCTGGGATGGATTGATGGAGCAGGCGGGCTGGGGCGTGGCCCAGGAAGCCCTGCGCCTGCTCGGTCCGGCTGCGGGCCGGCGCGTCCTGATCCTCGTTGGTCCCGGCAACAACGGCGGCGACGGACTGGTCGCCGCTCGTCACCTCCATGATGCGGGCGCGGTAGTGACGCTGTACCTCTGGCGCCGGCGCTGCCCTGAGGGAGACGCAAACTGGCAGCGCTGCCGGACGCGCGCGATCCGCGAGACAGTCGCCGAGAGCGACCCGCGCCAGACGACCCTGCGCGATCTGGCGCAGGAGGCCGACCTGATTGTTGATGCGCTGCTGGGCATGGGCATCAGCCGGCCCCTCGAGGGCGAACTGGCAGCGATAGTCGAAACGGTCAATGCCGTGCGCGCGGAACGCGCGTCTACGCTGCGGGTGCTGGCGGTTGATCTTCCGACGGGTGTCAACTCCGATACGGGGGCAGTGGAGGGTGCGGCGATCCGCGCCGATGTGACGGTGGCGACCGGGCTGCCGAAACGCGGCCTGCTCCTGTTTCCCGGACGAGACCGTGTGGGCCGGCTGGTCCTGGCAGAGATCGGCATTCCGGCACATGCCCTGGAGGAGGTCATGAGCGCGATGCTGACGGCTGAGGAGGCGCGACGCCTGGCGCCCGCCCGTCCCGCCGATGCCCACAAGGGCAGCTTTGGCAAGGTGCTGGTGGTGGCCGGGTCGCTCAACTACCCCGGCGCGGCGTTCCTGGCCTGCGCCGGAGCAGCGCGAGTAGGCGCGGGGCTGGTGACGCTGGCGAGCGGGCGTACCGTCCTGCTGGCGGGCGGGCGCCCCCTTGAGGTGACGTTGCTGCCGCTGGCCGAGGGCGACTGGGGCGCCATCGGGCCGAATGCGGTGGAGGAGCTTGAGGAGCATCTGGCGGGCTACGCGGCGCTGTTGCTGGGCCCCGGCCTCGGCGCGGCTGAGTGCACCCGCGAGTTTGTACTCCGGCTCTTTGGCCTCGAACGCCCGCGCTCGAAGACCCGTGTCGGCTTCGTAGCCGGGACCCTGGCCGATGAGCCGGCGGTGGCGACCAAACTCGAGCAGTTGCCCCCCACGGTGCTCGACGCCGATGGGCTGAATATCCTGGCCACCGTTGAAGCATGGCACGAGCGCCTGCCACGCAAGCGCTTCGTGTTGACGCCGCACCCCGGCGAGATGCGGCGGTTGCTAAAGGTCGAATCCCTGCCGGGTGATCCGCTGGCGGTGGCGACGGACGCGGCCGCCCGCTGGGGCCAGGTGGTGGTGCTGAAGGGCGCGACAACGGTCATCGCGGCGCCCGATGGCCGCAGCCTGGTGTACAGCCAGCCCAACCCGGCCCTTGCCACCGCCGGGACCGGTGACGTGCTGGCCGGCGCGATTGCCGGGTTGCTCGGCCAGGGCCTGACGCTCTACGACGCGGCGGCCCTGGGGGTTTACCTCCACGGCGCGGCGGGGGCGCGGGTGCGCGAGGAACTGGGTGATGCCGGCACCCTGGCCAGCGACCTGCTGCCGCACCTGCCGCAGGCGCTCAAGGCCCTCAAGGAGACGGCGCGGTAA
- a CDS encoding zinc ribbon domain-containing protein, whose amino-acid sequence MPIYEYLCPECNGKFQKLVRGFTDPPGLACPRCGSAEVRRAVSRFATLKSEDDRIEALADPANLAGLDESDPRSIARWAKRLGKELGEDAGEDWDEMVDQMLEEELEGEGVEEGEERPGGASKSVDDLGWA is encoded by the coding sequence ATGCCGATCTACGAATATCTCTGCCCGGAGTGCAATGGCAAATTTCAAAAACTCGTGCGCGGCTTCACCGACCCGCCGGGGCTGGCCTGCCCCCGCTGCGGCAGCGCCGAGGTGCGCCGCGCCGTCTCGCGCTTCGCCACCCTCAAGTCGGAGGACGACCGTATCGAGGCCCTCGCCGATCCCGCCAACCTTGCCGGCCTTGATGAGAGCGACCCGCGTTCAATCGCCCGCTGGGCCAAGCGCCTGGGCAAGGAACTGGGCGAGGACGCTGGCGAGGATTGGGACGAGATGGTAGACCAGATGCTCGAAGAGGAGCTTGAGGGCGAGGGCGTCGAAGAGGGCGAGGAGCGGCCCGGCGGCGCCTCAAAGAGCGTTGATGATCTGGGATGGGCCTGA